One Chloroflexota bacterium DNA window includes the following coding sequences:
- a CDS encoding DUF547 domain-containing protein: protein MSWLHGAPQLDRVLSRFVDEHGQVDYAALLADGSAQSCARELETFNLGTLDAREERLAFWINAYNCLVIAGVLDELKTNAHYRGVMGDGWFGLLRFFYLKRYRVGGRPFSLTTIENRILRGELREPRVHFALVCASNSCPPLKRGLYAAERIDAELDMAAGQFIRSADGVRVERETHTVWLSQIFQWYRGDFERAADSLLGYIERYLPVDDQAYLARHRPQVRLRYFRYNWQLNGKRMGEITPRR from the coding sequence ATGAGCTGGCTGCACGGTGCGCCACAACTGGATCGGGTGCTGAGCCGCTTTGTCGATGAGCACGGCCAGGTTGATTACGCGGCCCTGCTGGCGGATGGCAGCGCACAGAGCTGTGCGCGCGAGCTGGAGACATTCAACCTCGGCACGCTAGATGCACGCGAGGAGCGGCTCGCGTTCTGGATCAACGCGTATAACTGCCTCGTCATCGCGGGGGTGCTCGACGAGTTGAAAACCAACGCGCACTATCGCGGCGTGATGGGGGATGGGTGGTTTGGTCTGCTGCGCTTTTTCTATCTGAAGCGATACCGGGTCGGCGGGCGCCCGTTCAGCCTCACGACGATCGAGAACCGTATCCTCCGCGGGGAGCTGCGCGAGCCGCGCGTGCATTTCGCGCTGGTCTGCGCCTCGAACAGTTGCCCGCCGCTCAAGCGCGGCCTCTACGCCGCGGAGCGCATTGACGCCGAGCTTGACATGGCGGCGGGGCAGTTCATCCGAAGCGCGGACGGCGTCCGCGTCGAGCGCGAAACGCATACCGTATGGCTATCACAGATCTTCCAATGGTACCGCGGCGATTTTGAGCGCGCGGCGGATTCGCTGCTGGGCTACATCGAACGTTATTTGCCGGTCGACGACCAGGCATATCTCGCCCGCCACCGGCCGCAGGTGCGTCTGCGCTACTTCAGGTACAACTGGCAGTTGAACGGGAAACGGATGGGGGAGATTACTCCTCGACGATAA
- a CDS encoding sulfurtransferase, protein MKKHGLSLIVLLFSAWFAAACGEAPAPATSPSGYAHPEVLVDPAWVAAHLKDPALRLIDVSSKRDVYNQGHLPGATYMNVTSELTNPQDPVKSTVLSQSQLEGLLGRIGIRPDSLIVLYDDMNSLYAARAFWVLRYYGHEKVAILNGGSQRWTGEARELSREAPTPLPAEYKAKAPAAGFRVTADQVRASRDQTNTTLIDARSAKEYSGDDVRAARGGHIPGAVNVEWSKTIAPDGTFRPADELARLYQRSGSAGDRPVIAYCQTGVRSAHTWFVLRYLLGYPNVTLYDASWAEWGNRSDLPVESGVTPAAGMPTATPKPTAEPDPCE, encoded by the coding sequence ATGAAGAAACACGGGCTCTCGCTGATCGTTCTGCTGTTTAGCGCATGGTTCGCTGCCGCCTGCGGGGAAGCCCCCGCGCCGGCGACATCGCCGAGCGGTTATGCGCACCCCGAGGTGCTGGTTGACCCGGCGTGGGTTGCGGCTCACCTGAAGGATCCTGCGTTGCGGCTGATCGACGTGAGCAGCAAGCGGGATGTGTATAACCAGGGGCACTTGCCGGGCGCGACGTACATGAACGTCACGAGCGAGCTGACGAATCCCCAGGACCCCGTCAAGAGCACGGTGTTGTCACAGAGCCAGTTGGAAGGACTGCTGGGGCGTATCGGCATTCGCCCCGACAGCCTGATCGTGCTGTATGACGACATGAACAGCCTGTATGCCGCGCGCGCATTCTGGGTGCTGCGCTACTATGGGCATGAGAAAGTCGCCATCCTGAACGGCGGCAGCCAGCGTTGGACGGGCGAAGCGCGGGAGCTGAGCAGGGAGGCGCCCACGCCGCTGCCGGCGGAGTACAAGGCGAAGGCGCCGGCGGCCGGCTTCCGCGTCACGGCCGACCAGGTTCGTGCTTCACGCGACCAAACCAATACGACCCTCATCGACGCTCGTTCGGCGAAGGAATACAGCGGCGATGACGTGCGTGCCGCCCGGGGCGGGCACATCCCTGGGGCGGTTAATGTCGAGTGGAGCAAGACGATCGCGCCGGACGGCACGTTTCGCCCGGCCGACGAACTAGCTCGACTGTACCAGCGCTCGGGAAGTGCCGGCGACCGGCCGGTTATCGCATACTGCCAGACCGGCGTGCGCAGCGCCCACACATGGTTTGTGCTTCGGTATCTGCTGGGATACCCGAACGTCACGCTCTACGATGCCTCGTGGGCGGAGTGGGGCAACCGGTCGGATCTGCCCGTGGAATCGGGTGTGACGCCCGCTGCGGGTATGCCAACGGCAACACCGAAACCGACGGCTGAGCCTGATCCTTGCGAGTGA
- a CDS encoding 4Fe-4S binding protein, whose translation MSASTVGGWRFDLTRIAFIKRLLKHRGFQTLLILPNLFAFVLVILTGLIGTPVGNRNFSIIFTWIVWWALLIVLLIPFGARIWCTMCPIPAPGEWIDHIAVITKGKEQRLSVATKGWPKRFKNIWLQNGAFLSVALFSAIILTRPLATGLVLLAFILLAISLSIKYGKRVFCRYVCPVGGFIGLYSMFAPVEVRVKDPEVCRGHGAKECIQGSENGYGCPWMEYPGNMVRNTYCGMCTECLKTCSQDNIAVNLRPIAVDLFVDKGRGLDEAYKAFIMLTCAVVYSVVMLGPWGWIKNWANMASAPEFLAYASMFLAANLLVVPGLYFLAAWVGKLWAERTPSTASAAPVRVVTPKKFWIDVTYALVPMGLAGWIAFSLSFVFVNVSYAIPLISDPFGWGWNLLGTVDYHWTPYFPAVVGYLQVPILLAGLAFSIFTAYQIAQQHFGARARALRSVIPISLFLTAFTSLFVYLYM comes from the coding sequence ATGAGCGCCAGTACCGTTGGCGGATGGCGTTTCGACCTGACGCGCATCGCCTTCATCAAACGCCTGCTGAAACATCGCGGCTTTCAGACTTTACTGATCCTGCCGAACCTCTTCGCATTTGTGCTCGTCATCCTGACGGGACTGATTGGCACTCCGGTGGGCAATCGCAACTTTTCGATCATCTTCACCTGGATCGTATGGTGGGCGCTCCTGATCGTCCTGCTGATTCCATTTGGAGCGCGCATCTGGTGCACGATGTGCCCGATTCCCGCACCCGGCGAGTGGATTGACCATATCGCGGTCATCACCAAAGGCAAGGAGCAGCGCCTGTCGGTCGCCACGAAAGGGTGGCCCAAGCGCTTCAAGAACATCTGGCTGCAAAATGGTGCGTTCCTGAGCGTGGCCCTGTTCAGCGCCATTATTCTGACGCGACCACTGGCGACCGGCCTGGTGCTCCTGGCCTTCATTCTGCTGGCCATTTCGCTGTCCATAAAATACGGCAAGCGCGTCTTCTGCCGGTATGTCTGCCCGGTGGGCGGCTTCATCGGCTTGTACTCGATGTTTGCTCCGGTTGAGGTGCGCGTCAAGGATCCGGAAGTGTGCCGCGGCCATGGCGCGAAAGAGTGTATCCAGGGCAGCGAAAATGGCTATGGGTGCCCCTGGATGGAGTATCCGGGCAATATGGTGCGCAATACGTACTGTGGCATGTGCACTGAATGCCTCAAGACCTGCTCGCAGGACAACATTGCGGTCAACTTGCGCCCGATTGCCGTCGACCTGTTCGTCGACAAAGGCCGCGGCCTGGATGAGGCCTACAAGGCGTTCATCATGCTGACGTGCGCCGTGGTCTATTCAGTGGTCATGCTTGGCCCGTGGGGCTGGATAAAGAATTGGGCCAACATGGCCAGTGCGCCCGAGTTTCTGGCGTACGCGAGCATGTTCCTGGCTGCAAACCTGCTGGTCGTTCCCGGCCTGTACTTCCTCGCGGCCTGGGTCGGCAAGCTGTGGGCCGAACGCACGCCGTCCACCGCATCGGCCGCGCCCGTGCGCGTGGTGACGCCGAAGAAATTCTGGATTGACGTGACGTATGCGCTGGTGCCGATGGGGCTGGCGGGCTGGATCGCCTTCAGCCTGTCGTTTGTGTTCGTCAATGTGTCCTATGCGATCCCGCTGATCTCCGATCCGTTCGGCTGGGGCTGGAACCTGCTTGGCACCGTCGACTATCACTGGACGCCCTACTTCCCGGCGGTCGTCGGCTATCTGCAGGTTCCGATTCTGCTGGCCGGCCTGGCGTTCTCGATCTTCACAGCTTATCAGATTGCACAGCAGCATTTCGGTGCACGAGCGCGCGCGCTGCGCAGTGTGATCCCCATCTCGCTTTTCCTGACCGCGTTCACGTCGCTTTTCGTGTACCTGTATATGTAG
- a CDS encoding RNA polymerase sigma factor — MKLQAAAARTNTGWLADLHDAGERREQALADLRGIILSGLPYALANWVSPSNPQFEELAEDVVQETLLRVLDNLSSFEQRSHFTTWAHKIAVRVALTELRRRRWKDTSLDALMEVQGDSMPMASSASPARTVEQNDIVRRVERIIAEELTDKQRTALMAVNVHGMPLEEVAWRMGTNRNALYKLLHDARRRIKSALQREHLTAHDVLSAFAEG, encoded by the coding sequence ATGAAACTTCAGGCAGCGGCGGCCCGCACGAATACCGGCTGGCTGGCCGACCTGCACGACGCCGGCGAGCGGCGCGAGCAGGCCCTGGCCGATCTGCGCGGCATCATCCTCTCGGGCCTGCCCTATGCGCTCGCCAACTGGGTGTCGCCGTCCAACCCGCAGTTTGAGGAGCTCGCCGAGGACGTCGTACAGGAAACGCTCTTGCGCGTGCTGGACAACCTGTCTTCGTTCGAGCAGCGCAGCCATTTTACAACCTGGGCGCACAAGATTGCCGTACGGGTGGCGTTGACCGAGCTGCGCCGCCGGCGCTGGAAAGACACGTCGCTCGATGCGCTGATGGAGGTGCAGGGCGACAGCATGCCGATGGCCTCCTCCGCCTCGCCCGCCCGCACCGTCGAGCAAAACGACATCGTGCGGCGCGTCGAGCGAATCATCGCCGAGGAACTGACCGACAAGCAGCGCACGGCCCTGATGGCCGTCAACGTGCACGGCATGCCGCTCGAAGAGGTAGCGTGGCGGATGGGCACCAACCGCAATGCGCTGTACAAACTGCTGCACGACGCGCGCCGGCGGATCAAGTCCGCCCTGCAACGCGAGCATCTGACGGCGCACGACGTCCTGTCGGCGTTTGCGGAGGGGTAA
- a CDS encoding zf-HC2 domain-containing protein, with the protein MAMIDPKKAMQRLAGMVARTEDVEYSCDQTLRLLDEYADCVMRGEDAAAMLPLVYKHLAMCPDCMEEFEALMRVLRAGSPPAAHP; encoded by the coding sequence ATGGCGATGATTGACCCGAAGAAAGCAATGCAGCGCCTGGCCGGCATGGTGGCGCGCACGGAGGACGTCGAGTACTCCTGTGACCAGACTTTGCGCCTGCTGGACGAATACGCCGATTGCGTGATGCGCGGCGAGGACGCCGCAGCCATGCTGCCGCTGGTGTACAAACACCTGGCCATGTGCCCCGACTGCATGGAGGAGTTCGAGGCGCTCATGCGTGTCTTGCGCGCCGGCTCGCCGCCGGCCGCGCACCCCTAG
- a CDS encoding GAF domain-containing protein, with the protein MNLRVMHWLTVILPLAFFAVTEYIRHFIYPEFLHSWVGYTLTLGAIAAGVLVFSQAVFITLERMERDILRQNRELSALNTVSRVVGESPDQRELLKRALDKVLEVTSVETGVVFLADEELTGLTLATHRGIPPESVDMMAHLKVGEGFAGRVAQTGEPLSVEDYGEYPESTRIFAQRAGVHSLASIPLKAKDKVLGVMSIGSRGRRRFSPEELALLSVLGSQIGVAIENARLHDKVQQTSSYLQTIIESSGQAIIVIDLQGKIVLWSRGAETIYGWSKEEAIGSVMPMVPEDGRAEAGRNLARILQTGETLHNSEVERLRNDGALIPVMVTASPIRGADGRIVGMVGISTDMRDKKRLETELLRERQALAVMEERERIGMDLHDGVIQSLYAVGLNLENCADMIQEAPGDVEYRLGEAVKSLNGVIRNMRNYIFGLRPRSQDSHGFDHALGELVKEFRINTLIEAELTVQGEAHTRLARDQSDHLFHIAQESLANVAKHAGATAATVALSTDNGRLILSICDNGKGFDSKQARTQHGQGLRNMSERAKALRGTLRVNGDTAQGTQVVVEMPAPVGQPQERA; encoded by the coding sequence ATGAACCTCCGTGTCATGCATTGGCTGACCGTGATCCTTCCGCTGGCGTTTTTTGCGGTGACGGAGTACATCCGGCATTTCATCTATCCGGAGTTCTTGCACTCCTGGGTGGGCTACACACTCACGCTCGGCGCTATCGCCGCAGGCGTGCTCGTCTTCTCTCAAGCAGTATTCATAACTCTGGAGCGGATGGAGCGCGACATCCTAAGGCAGAACCGAGAACTCTCCGCCCTCAACACCGTCAGCCGCGTGGTCGGTGAATCGCCCGACCAACGCGAGTTGCTGAAGCGCGCGCTGGACAAGGTGCTGGAGGTCACGTCTGTCGAAACCGGAGTTGTCTTTCTCGCAGACGAAGAGCTGACCGGATTGACTCTGGCAACTCATCGCGGCATCCCACCGGAATCGGTGGACATGATGGCGCATCTCAAAGTGGGCGAGGGCTTTGCGGGCCGCGTGGCGCAGACGGGCGAACCGCTGTCCGTCGAGGACTATGGTGAGTATCCCGAGTCGACGCGCATATTTGCCCAACGGGCCGGGGTTCATTCTCTCGCCAGCATCCCCCTCAAAGCAAAAGACAAAGTGTTGGGGGTGATGTCCATCGGCAGCCGTGGCAGGCGGCGTTTCAGTCCTGAAGAGTTGGCACTGCTTTCTGTGCTGGGCAGCCAGATCGGTGTAGCCATAGAGAATGCCCGACTACACGACAAGGTGCAGCAAACCAGCAGTTACCTCCAGACGATTATCGAGAGTTCGGGCCAGGCGATTATCGTGATTGATCTCCAGGGCAAGATCGTGCTGTGGAGCCGCGGGGCAGAGACGATCTACGGCTGGAGCAAGGAAGAGGCGATCGGCAGCGTCATGCCCATGGTCCCCGAAGACGGGCGGGCAGAAGCCGGCCGCAATCTGGCACGCATCCTGCAGACGGGCGAGACACTCCACAATTCGGAGGTCGAGCGGCTGCGAAACGATGGGGCGCTGATTCCGGTCATGGTGACGGCATCGCCCATCCGGGGTGCCGACGGTCGTATCGTGGGCATGGTGGGCATCTCCACCGACATGCGCGACAAGAAGCGGCTGGAAACGGAGCTCCTGCGGGAGAGGCAAGCGCTGGCGGTGATGGAGGAACGAGAGCGCATTGGCATGGATCTCCACGATGGCGTCATCCAATCCCTGTACGCCGTGGGTCTCAACCTTGAGAACTGTGCCGACATGATACAAGAAGCGCCGGGCGACGTGGAGTACCGGCTGGGCGAAGCCGTCAAGAGCCTGAACGGCGTGATCAGGAACATGCGCAACTACATCTTCGGTTTGAGGCCGCGGTCTCAAGACAGCCACGGCTTCGACCATGCCCTGGGCGAACTGGTTAAGGAGTTCAGGATCAACACCTTGATCGAAGCCGAATTGACCGTCCAGGGCGAGGCGCACACGCGGCTCGCGCGAGACCAATCCGATCATCTCTTCCACATCGCGCAAGAGAGTCTCGCCAATGTTGCAAAGCATGCCGGGGCTACCGCTGCGACCGTCGCGCTGTCTACGGACAACGGTCGGCTGATCCTTTCGATTTGCGACAACGGCAAGGGCTTCGATTCAAAGCAAGCCCGCACGCAACATGGGCAGGGTCTGCGCAATATGTCGGAACGGGCTAAAGCATTGCGTGGCACGCTGCGCGTGAACGGTGACACGGCGCAAGGGACGCAAGTGGTCGTGGAGATGCCTGCGCCTGTGGGGCAGCCCCAGGAACGAGCGTAA
- a CDS encoding response regulator transcription factor, with amino-acid sequence MNENIRLLIVDSHQQVRRELAAKLFRRLNPQVVGWADAKDAALRLLSETQAHVVLLDAQIVDSFAICQALVEQQPATKIVVLTSYADEQEKQKAYQSGASAYLLKTIPSEELLSCIEALYAQPTESPTAVRTGLAEAHRKESVAEHK; translated from the coding sequence GTGAATGAAAACATCCGCTTGCTGATCGTGGATAGCCACCAGCAGGTCCGACGCGAACTTGCTGCCAAGCTGTTCCGGCGTCTCAATCCGCAAGTCGTCGGTTGGGCAGACGCGAAAGACGCAGCGCTGCGTCTGCTAAGCGAAACGCAAGCCCATGTCGTGTTGTTGGATGCGCAAATAGTCGATAGTTTCGCAATTTGTCAGGCTTTGGTTGAGCAACAGCCGGCTACGAAGATCGTGGTGTTGACCTCCTATGCGGACGAACAAGAGAAACAGAAAGCGTATCAATCTGGCGCGTCAGCCTATCTTCTAAAAACCATCCCTTCGGAAGAACTCCTGAGTTGCATTGAAGCGCTATACGCGCAACCGACCGAGTCGCCTACGGCAGTGCGCACAGGGTTAGCGGAAGCGCATCGTAAAGAGAGCGTTGCAGAGCATAAGTAG
- a CDS encoding cupredoxin domain-containing protein — MVRIVILLSALILAALSAGCGGPSATAPTSAPQAAPTNAQSAAPTTAPTKPAAQPTAPAAVATKAPAAAATTAPAPGGATPFKLTLTIYDMQPPEMIVKVGSKIHFVITNTDTEEHDLVSAGAKLRSILVPGNKTVEVDWTAPETPGTFEAICTIHREIKPLVIKVEK; from the coding sequence ATGGTTCGAATCGTCATCCTGTTAAGCGCCTTGATACTGGCGGCGCTCTCCGCTGGCTGCGGCGGCCCGTCGGCGACTGCGCCGACTTCAGCCCCGCAAGCCGCTCCCACGAATGCACAGTCGGCCGCGCCCACGACGGCACCGACCAAACCGGCGGCGCAGCCAACCGCGCCCGCAGCCGTAGCGACCAAGGCGCCTGCAGCGGCGGCCACCACGGCGCCCGCGCCGGGCGGCGCGACGCCCTTTAAGCTCACGCTCACCATCTATGACATGCAGCCGCCGGAAATGATCGTCAAGGTCGGGAGTAAGATCCATTTCGTCATCACGAACACGGACACCGAAGAGCACGACCTGGTCAGCGCAGGCGCCAAGCTCAGGAGCATCCTGGTGCCTGGCAACAAGACAGTCGAGGTTGACTGGACGGCGCCAGAAACGCCCGGTACGTTCGAGGCGATCTGCACTATTCATCGTGAGATCAAACCACTGGTTATCAAAGTGGAGAAATAG
- a CDS encoding cupredoxin domain-containing protein, protein MKKLEVISVAAVLAIIIAVPLLIVAYQYVYAPAQDPQAITLIMRTPENGNVTPLVIRVKKGQPVTLHVTSHDVTHGLMIAELGVDAGVIHAGKWTTVQFTPEEVGEFSYTCNIRCSPLHPKARGMIIVEE, encoded by the coding sequence ATGAAGAAACTAGAAGTCATCAGCGTCGCAGCGGTACTGGCGATCATTATCGCCGTTCCGCTGCTGATTGTGGCATATCAGTACGTGTATGCTCCGGCGCAGGACCCGCAGGCGATCACGCTCATCATGCGAACGCCGGAGAACGGCAACGTGACGCCGCTGGTGATCCGCGTGAAGAAAGGGCAGCCCGTCACCCTGCATGTGACCAGCCACGATGTTACGCACGGCCTGATGATCGCGGAACTGGGTGTGGACGCCGGTGTCATTCATGCTGGCAAGTGGACCACCGTGCAATTTACGCCGGAGGAAGTCGGCGAGTTCTCGTACACCTGCAACATTCGTTGCAGCCCATTGCATCCAAAAGCGCGAGGCATGATTATCGTCGAGGAGTAA
- a CDS encoding glutaredoxin, with amino-acid sequence MDNTKPAAQLIVYGHDACPQSRALALALKHHQIAHEWRDVMLGDPRYRVELAKLARGYQSVPTVVFPDGTTLVEPWPGDVLRRLGIRQTGLIERVRNGLRSEAGACSVHDSRSCAVGAEAANNQEAET; translated from the coding sequence ATGGATAACACAAAACCTGCAGCCCAGCTAATCGTATACGGCCACGACGCCTGCCCGCAGTCTCGCGCATTGGCTTTAGCGTTGAAACACCATCAGATAGCGCACGAATGGCGCGACGTGATGCTGGGCGATCCGCGCTACCGCGTGGAATTGGCGAAGCTGGCGCGCGGCTATCAATCCGTGCCCACCGTCGTCTTCCCGGACGGGACTACGCTGGTCGAGCCGTGGCCAGGCGACGTTCTGAGGCGCCTCGGAATTCGACAGACGGGACTGATCGAGCGCGTGCGCAATGGCTTGCGGAGCGAGGCCGGGGCCTGCAGCGTTCATGACAGTCGCAGCTGCGCTGTCGGAGCAGAAGCAGCCAACAATCAGGAGGCGGAGACATGA
- a CDS encoding response regulator transcription factor, whose protein sequence is MTVAPLKVLIVDDHEVVRVGLRSLLDRKDAFTVVAEAESVAGAVQAAARHAPDVVIMDVRLPDGSGVEACREIRSHNPQIKVVMLTSYADDDAIFASIMAGASGFLLKQIHSRALVEALQVIGQGGSLLDPTVTQKVLERMRRLGEGEAESRLAGLSDQERRILSLVAEGKTNKEISQVLSLSDKTVKNHVSNILGKLHMARRTEAAAYYVRSEGQKEE, encoded by the coding sequence GTGACAGTCGCTCCTCTTAAGGTCCTCATCGTGGACGATCACGAGGTCGTGCGGGTCGGCCTGCGCTCTCTGCTAGATCGGAAAGACGCCTTCACCGTGGTGGCAGAAGCAGAGTCGGTGGCGGGCGCTGTTCAAGCGGCGGCGCGTCATGCGCCCGATGTGGTGATCATGGACGTGCGCCTGCCAGACGGCAGCGGCGTGGAAGCTTGCCGCGAGATCCGCAGCCACAACCCGCAGATCAAGGTCGTGATGCTGACCTCCTATGCCGACGACGATGCCATCTTTGCCTCCATTATGGCGGGAGCATCCGGCTTCTTGCTCAAGCAGATTCATAGTCGCGCCTTAGTCGAGGCGCTTCAGGTCATCGGTCAAGGCGGCTCGTTGTTGGACCCGACGGTCACTCAGAAAGTGCTGGAGCGCATGCGGCGCTTGGGGGAAGGTGAAGCAGAGTCCAGGTTGGCAGGTCTTTCCGATCAAGAACGGCGCATCCTCTCGCTAGTTGCCGAAGGCAAGACCAATAAGGAAATCAGCCAGGTGCTTAGTCTGAGCGACAAAACGGTCAAGAACCACGTCAGTAACATCCTTGGTAAGCTGCACATGGCACGGCGTACTGAAGCCGCTGCTTACTACGTCAGAAGTGAGGGTCAAAAGGAAGAGTAA
- a CDS encoding cupredoxin domain-containing protein codes for MIKRKWLILLALAGIALSLTMTPEVSSAGPGVTRDLLISAKAFEYTPGTIRVNQGDTIKVTLVAEDVSHGFYVDGYDVNIIARPRENASIEFVADKAGKYRFRCSETCGTMHPFMIGELIVEPNNPLWSSFALVGVTTLGMVLFLGLRKEQ; via the coding sequence ATGATTAAGAGAAAATGGCTGATACTATTGGCGCTGGCGGGGATTGCTCTGTCGCTGACCATGACCCCCGAGGTCAGCTCGGCGGGGCCGGGCGTCACACGCGACTTGCTCATTTCGGCCAAGGCGTTCGAGTACACCCCCGGCACCATTCGCGTCAACCAGGGCGACACGATCAAAGTCACGCTGGTTGCCGAGGACGTCAGTCACGGATTTTATGTCGATGGATATGACGTCAACATTATTGCCCGACCCAGGGAAAACGCGAGCATCGAGTTTGTCGCCGACAAGGCGGGCAAGTATCGCTTTCGCTGCTCGGAAACCTGCGGTACCATGCATCCGTTCATGATCGGCGAGTTGATTGTGGAACCCAATAATCCCCTGTGGAGCTCGTTCGCGCTGGTTGGTGTGACGACATTGGGTATGGTGCTATTCCTGGGTCTGCGAAAGGAGCAATAA
- a CDS encoding thioredoxin family protein, with product MKIDLLYFDGCPSWETGLAHLQTALAAEGMETDVRMVNVHGDDEAERLQFLGSPSFRLNGQELWPERREQYALGCRVYLTPQGFRGAPTVEALREKIRAAVSEGPAGASRP from the coding sequence ATGAAAATCGATCTGCTGTATTTTGACGGTTGCCCATCCTGGGAGACGGGGCTAGCGCACTTGCAGACGGCGCTTGCCGCCGAGGGCATGGAGACTGACGTTCGAATGGTCAACGTGCACGGTGACGACGAAGCCGAGCGACTCCAGTTCCTGGGTTCCCCGTCGTTCCGCTTGAACGGCCAGGAGCTATGGCCCGAGCGGCGCGAGCAGTATGCACTCGGCTGCCGGGTCTACCTCACGCCGCAGGGCTTCCGCGGGGCGCCGACCGTCGAGGCGTTGCGCGAGAAAATTCGCGCCGCCGTCAGCGAGGGACCGGCTGGAGCTTCAAGACCATGA